A region from the Algoriphagus machipongonensis genome encodes:
- a CDS encoding cation diffusion facilitator family transporter: MAHHHTPGHHHHHAPNSNLKLAFFMNLSFTILEIIGGIWINSVAIISDAVHDLGDSVSLGLAWYLDKKSKKSANHQFSFGYTRFSLLGALINALILIIGSIFVITEAVTRILNPEVSNAQGMIIFALIGVAVNGYAAWKVSHGSTQNEKVVSWHLIEDVLGWVAVLIAGTILYFVYIPWLDPGLSLAISIFILWNVFKNLKETLYIFLQAVPAELSLEEIKKKICDIDQVESVHHTHLWSLEGAHHVFTTHVRIKKVDNLKEVLDAKTAIKEVLKAYPFSHYTVEVELEEELCELTEPHQH, from the coding sequence ATGGCGCATCATCATACTCCAGGACATCATCACCATCATGCCCCTAACTCAAATCTAAAGCTCGCTTTCTTCATGAATTTGAGCTTTACGATTCTTGAGATTATTGGCGGTATATGGATCAATTCTGTGGCTATCATCTCCGATGCTGTTCATGATTTAGGTGATTCGGTATCATTAGGACTCGCTTGGTACTTGGATAAAAAGTCCAAAAAATCTGCAAACCATCAATTCTCCTTTGGCTATACCCGTTTTTCTTTACTAGGTGCTTTAATCAATGCCTTGATTTTGATCATAGGATCCATATTCGTCATTACCGAAGCTGTAACAAGAATTCTAAATCCAGAGGTTTCAAACGCTCAGGGAATGATCATTTTTGCACTGATCGGGGTAGCCGTGAATGGATATGCCGCTTGGAAAGTTAGCCATGGATCAACTCAAAATGAGAAAGTGGTAAGCTGGCATTTGATAGAAGATGTTTTGGGTTGGGTAGCCGTTTTGATTGCAGGTACTATTCTATATTTCGTTTACATCCCTTGGCTAGACCCAGGACTATCCTTAGCTATTTCCATATTTATCCTTTGGAATGTATTCAAAAATCTTAAGGAGACGCTTTATATATTTTTACAGGCAGTTCCTGCAGAACTTTCTCTAGAAGAGATAAAAAAGAAAATTTGTGATATTGATCAGGTCGAATCAGTTCATCACACTCATTTATGGTCTTTGGAGGGTGCGCATCATGTCTTTACTACCCATGTCAGAATCAAAAAAGTTGATAATTTAAAAGAGGTTCTTGATGCAAAAACTGCAATCAAAGAGGTTTTAAAAGCTTATCCTTTTAGCCATTACACGGTAGAAGTCGAGCTCGAGGAAGAACTTTGTGAATTAACAGAACCTCATCAACATTAA
- a CDS encoding NAD-dependent epimerase/dehydratase family protein: protein MRLHTILGANGNIAQIVSQELFKNGIKVRQFSRHPRKVNDTDDLASGDLLDSLAVSNAISGSEVVYLLAGIKYVSKIWEEEWPIIMRNTVEACITHGAKLVFFDNMYSYSPEEVGHLTEESSMHPKSRKGKVRKEILDILWKAVDDKKLVALVARAADFYGPEASNSVLHEMIIKRMKSGKAPQWLYSKEKKHSFTYIPDAGKATVFLALQEDSWNQSWHLPTDPSYPSIQEIVDMANQELGTQFKIKIMPSWLVNFLGLFMSIMKEIHELKYQNAQDYCFDSSKIEKHYGLKPTPFRNGLKKCIKS, encoded by the coding sequence ATGAGACTTCACACCATCTTGGGAGCCAATGGAAACATTGCTCAAATTGTTTCACAGGAACTCTTCAAAAATGGCATCAAAGTAAGGCAATTTAGTAGACACCCGAGGAAAGTAAATGACACAGATGATCTCGCTTCAGGCGACCTATTGGACAGTTTAGCTGTATCCAATGCCATATCAGGATCCGAGGTAGTATACTTATTGGCAGGAATAAAATACGTCAGTAAAATCTGGGAAGAAGAATGGCCTATCATCATGAGAAATACCGTGGAAGCATGCATTACTCATGGGGCTAAACTGGTTTTCTTTGATAACATGTATTCTTATTCACCAGAGGAGGTAGGTCATTTGACTGAGGAAAGTAGCATGCATCCAAAAAGTCGGAAAGGAAAAGTCAGAAAAGAAATACTAGATATTTTATGGAAAGCTGTAGACGATAAAAAGCTGGTCGCCTTGGTAGCGAGAGCAGCGGATTTTTATGGACCTGAGGCATCAAATAGTGTTTTGCATGAAATGATCATCAAGCGAATGAAATCTGGAAAAGCACCTCAATGGCTTTACTCCAAAGAAAAGAAGCATTCCTTTACCTATATCCCTGACGCTGGAAAAGCTACCGTATTTTTGGCTTTGCAGGAGGATTCCTGGAATCAATCTTGGCACCTACCTACTGACCCTTCCTACCCCAGCATTCAGGAAATCGTAGACATGGCAAATCAAGAACTAGGAACTCAGTTCAAAATAAAAATCATGCCCTCCTGGTTAGTGAATTTCCTAGGCTTATTCATGTCCATCATGAAGGAAATTCATGAATTGAAATATCAAAATGCTCAAGATTACTGTTTCGATTCATCTAAAATTGAAAAACACTATGGATTGAAACCTACACCATTTAGAAATGGACTAAAAAAGTGTATCAAATCTTAA
- a CDS encoding TldD/PmbA family protein, which produces MKRRDFIHLSGMGLGALMTPGMLAMGNPVTADRLLEPGMDPAAKKVLADIALNAAKAKGATYTDVRIGRYLNQFVITREKNVQNITNAESFGVGIRVIAEGTWGFSATSDVTPDGIKACAETAVAIAKANSKLQKEPVELAPVVGAGEVVWQTPIEKNAFEVPVKDKIDLLLNANDAAIQNGAAFVNSALFMVNEQKYFASTDGSYIDQDVHRIWPTFTVTAINQSEGNFRSRQALSAPMGMGFEYMDGLQSEKIAGPAGLIGYRNSYDIVEDATAAAKQAVEKLSAKSVEPGKYDLVLDPDHLGLTIHESVGHPLELDRVLGYEANYAGTSFATLDKWKSGDFKYGSDKVNIFADKIQPHSLGNVAYDDEGVKTKEWDLIKDGVLVNYQAIRDQAAIIGEEESQGCCYADSWESVQFQRMANISLRPGTEKLSAIDMIKDVEKGVYIVGRGSYSIDQQRYNFQFGGQLFYEIKNGEIAGMLEDVAYQSNTQEFWNSCSQICDKDDYKLFGSFFDGKGQPSQVSAVSHGSSTTRFDGVNVINTGRKI; this is translated from the coding sequence TTGAAAAGAAGAGATTTTATCCACCTTTCCGGAATGGGCTTGGGTGCCCTGATGACACCTGGAATGCTGGCGATGGGAAATCCTGTAACAGCAGATCGACTATTGGAACCTGGAATGGATCCAGCGGCAAAGAAAGTTTTGGCAGATATCGCGTTAAATGCAGCGAAAGCCAAAGGGGCCACCTATACGGATGTTCGAATTGGAAGATACCTAAACCAATTCGTGATCACCCGTGAAAAAAATGTTCAGAATATCACAAATGCCGAATCCTTTGGAGTAGGTATCCGCGTCATTGCTGAAGGAACATGGGGTTTTTCTGCTACATCGGATGTAACTCCTGATGGGATTAAAGCATGTGCTGAAACAGCCGTAGCAATAGCGAAAGCCAACTCAAAGCTTCAAAAGGAACCAGTCGAATTAGCCCCTGTTGTAGGAGCTGGCGAGGTAGTTTGGCAGACTCCTATAGAGAAAAATGCGTTTGAGGTTCCAGTAAAAGATAAAATAGACCTTTTGCTAAATGCTAATGATGCAGCTATTCAAAATGGAGCAGCATTTGTCAATTCAGCATTATTTATGGTGAACGAGCAAAAATATTTTGCCTCCACTGACGGTTCTTACATCGATCAGGACGTTCATAGAATTTGGCCAACATTTACCGTGACAGCGATCAACCAATCTGAGGGGAACTTTAGATCTCGCCAAGCTTTAAGTGCACCCATGGGAATGGGTTTTGAATACATGGATGGCCTTCAATCTGAAAAAATCGCCGGTCCAGCAGGATTAATAGGTTATAGAAATTCATATGATATCGTGGAAGATGCTACAGCTGCAGCTAAACAAGCCGTAGAAAAGCTTTCTGCAAAGTCAGTTGAGCCAGGTAAATATGATCTTGTACTTGATCCTGACCATTTAGGATTAACAATACATGAGTCTGTAGGTCACCCATTAGAACTTGATAGAGTTTTGGGATATGAAGCAAATTATGCAGGAACAAGCTTTGCAACATTAGACAAGTGGAAGTCTGGAGATTTTAAATATGGCTCTGATAAAGTGAATATTTTCGCTGATAAGATCCAGCCTCATTCTCTAGGGAATGTGGCCTATGATGATGAAGGAGTAAAAACCAAAGAATGGGACTTGATTAAAGATGGAGTGCTGGTAAACTATCAGGCGATTCGTGATCAAGCAGCCATCATCGGTGAAGAAGAGTCTCAAGGTTGCTGCTACGCAGACAGCTGGGAATCTGTTCAGTTTCAGAGAATGGCCAATATTTCATTGAGACCTGGAACTGAAAAGTTGAGTGCTATAGATATGATCAAGGATGTTGAAAAAGGAGTTTATATCGTAGGTAGAGGTTCCTATTCGATTGATCAGCAGAGATATAACTTCCAGTTTGGAGGTCAGCTGTTTTATGAGATTAAAAATGGAGAGATTGCCGGAATGCTTGAAGATGTGGCTTACCAGTCCAATACTCAGGAGTTCTGGAATTCTTGTTCACAAATTTGTGATAAAGACGATTATAAGCTTTTCGGGTCTTTCTTTGATGGAAAAGGTCAGCCTTCTCAGGTTTCGGCAGTTTCTCACGGAAGTTCAACCACCCGTTTTGACGGAGTCAATGTAATTAACACCGGAAGAAAGATTTAA
- a CDS encoding TldD/PmbA family protein has protein sequence MAILTKEEAKQIIDKTLSFAKADETEVSISGGKTGNIRYARNTVNTSGETNSISLNITSVFGKQSGSTSINELDDESLKKAVARAEEIAKLAPENPEYMPMLGPQEYKETKTFFDSTDQIDPDYRAQLAIDSIKPCVDNNLTAAGYLEDFSGFTAMGNSKGMFGYNKGTSVDFTVTVRTNDGTGSGYSGADFNDVNLLKSGSVTNLAVQKAMASQNAQAIEPGKYTVILEPRAASDLLGRLTFGLDARSADEGRSFMSKKGGGTRIGEKIFDERVNIYSDPANTEIPVAPWSGDGLPLEKTQWVENGVVKNLFYSRYWADKQGVEPVPRPRGVIFEGGDESLADMVRSTERGVLVTRFWYIRSVDPQTLLFTGLTRDGTFYIEDGQIKFPVKNFRFNESPIIMLNNIESMGKPQRVDGSLVPAMKIRDFTFSSLSDAV, from the coding sequence ATGGCTATTTTAACTAAAGAAGAAGCAAAACAAATAATAGATAAAACCCTCTCCTTTGCAAAAGCAGATGAAACAGAGGTAAGTATTTCAGGTGGTAAAACTGGTAATATCAGATATGCTAGGAATACAGTCAATACCAGTGGGGAGACCAATAGCATTAGCTTAAACATCACTTCAGTGTTTGGGAAGCAATCAGGTTCCACAAGTATCAATGAGTTAGACGACGAGTCTCTAAAAAAGGCAGTTGCAAGGGCAGAGGAGATTGCCAAGTTGGCACCTGAAAACCCAGAATACATGCCTATGTTGGGACCTCAGGAATATAAAGAGACAAAAACATTCTTTGATTCTACGGATCAGATTGATCCTGACTATCGTGCCCAGTTGGCAATTGATAGTATCAAACCTTGTGTTGACAATAACCTGACAGCTGCTGGTTATTTAGAGGATTTCTCAGGCTTTACTGCGATGGGAAATAGCAAGGGAATGTTTGGGTACAATAAAGGAACATCTGTAGACTTCACGGTGACGGTGAGGACCAATGATGGAACAGGTTCAGGATATTCTGGTGCAGACTTTAATGATGTCAATCTGTTGAAGTCAGGTTCTGTAACCAATCTTGCTGTTCAGAAAGCGATGGCTTCACAAAATGCCCAAGCAATTGAGCCTGGTAAGTATACCGTGATTTTAGAGCCTAGAGCAGCTTCAGATTTATTGGGTAGACTCACTTTTGGATTAGATGCAAGGAGTGCGGATGAAGGAAGAAGCTTCATGAGTAAAAAAGGAGGGGGAACCAGAATTGGTGAAAAAATATTTGATGAAAGAGTAAATATTTATTCCGACCCGGCGAATACTGAGATTCCTGTAGCACCTTGGAGTGGTGATGGCTTGCCATTGGAAAAAACTCAGTGGGTAGAAAATGGAGTGGTGAAAAACCTGTTTTATTCTCGCTATTGGGCAGACAAACAAGGAGTGGAGCCAGTTCCTAGGCCTAGAGGAGTGATTTTCGAAGGGGGTGATGAAAGTCTTGCAGATATGGTGAGAAGTACTGAAAGAGGAGTCTTGGTGACAAGATTTTGGTATATCAGATCCGTAGATCCTCAAACCTTATTATTTACAGGTTTGACTAGGGATGGTACTTTTTACATTGAGGATGGACAGATCAAGTTCCCGGTAAAAAACTTCCGATTCAATGAAAGCCCAATTATCATGTTGAATAACATTGAATCGATGGGTAAACCACAACGAGTTGATGGAAGTCTGGTCCCTGCAATGAAAATCAGAGACTTTACCTTCTCGAGTTTATCTGACGCCGTATAA
- a CDS encoding DUF4159 domain-containing protein translates to MRPFFFTRIKYNSGNWDTDQRMPSNLINSLVEYTTIPVDETEKIVELSSPEIFKSPFCYISGHKLVDFSTQERNNFKTYVENGGFVFADDCNHDIDGLFAKSFEAEMAEIFGSDALQKIPNDHYLYNCFFKFEDGPPATSFELNGWGDDLVHDYLKAIIINGRIGVLYSNKDYGCEWDYDFRNKRFLKVDNTKFGVNIVVYALT, encoded by the coding sequence ATGCGCCCTTTCTTCTTCACCAGAATTAAGTACAATTCGGGAAACTGGGATACAGATCAAAGGATGCCTTCCAACTTGATTAATTCCCTGGTGGAATACACTACCATTCCGGTTGATGAAACCGAGAAAATTGTGGAGTTGAGCAGTCCGGAAATTTTCAAAAGTCCCTTTTGCTACATCAGTGGACATAAACTGGTGGATTTCTCTACTCAAGAGAGAAATAACTTTAAAACTTATGTTGAAAATGGAGGCTTTGTCTTTGCAGATGATTGCAACCATGATATTGATGGCTTATTTGCTAAGTCATTTGAAGCTGAAATGGCCGAGATATTCGGTTCGGATGCTTTACAGAAAATCCCAAATGACCACTACCTATACAATTGCTTCTTCAAGTTTGAAGATGGCCCACCGGCAACCTCTTTTGAGTTAAATGGTTGGGGAGATGATTTAGTCCATGATTACCTCAAGGCCATTATCATCAATGGAAGAATAGGAGTCTTGTATAGCAATAAAGATTATGGATGCGAATGGGACTATGACTTTAGAAATAAACGCTTTTTGAAAGTGGATAACACCAAATTTGGCGTCAACATAGTGGTCTACGCTTTAACCTAA
- a CDS encoding AAA family ATPase: MENKELAEYKELVAKIPLLKKEIAKIIVGQEDVLDEIIITLLAGGHCLLEGVPGLAKTLMVKTISEVMELQFKRIQFTPDLMPGDILGTEILEEDHETGKKFFQFNKGPIFANMVLADEINRTPPKTQAALLEAMQEKMVTYGGQIHPLPSPFLIIATQNPIEQSGTYPLPEAQLDRFLLYIKLSYPTEQEELEVLEKTTGVYSGKPEMVLSGEEVKKLQNLTRQVHIDSNLLLHINRLIRSTRPADSQVEAVQQFVEWGAGTRAGQALILCAKARALVKGRFAVTPDDIRVLAFPVLRHRLSLHFRAEAENVEADHVITQIVDSLPVHASK; encoded by the coding sequence TTGGAAAACAAAGAATTAGCAGAGTACAAGGAATTGGTAGCCAAAATTCCACTGCTGAAAAAAGAAATAGCAAAAATAATTGTCGGGCAGGAAGATGTGCTTGATGAAATCATTATTACCTTATTGGCAGGAGGACATTGTCTTTTGGAGGGAGTGCCCGGCTTGGCGAAAACATTGATGGTAAAGACGATTTCTGAGGTCATGGAGCTTCAGTTTAAAAGAATCCAATTTACTCCTGATTTAATGCCAGGTGATATTTTAGGAACCGAGATCTTGGAAGAAGATCATGAGACCGGAAAGAAGTTTTTTCAATTTAATAAAGGACCCATTTTTGCCAATATGGTTTTGGCTGATGAGATCAACAGAACTCCTCCCAAAACACAGGCAGCTCTTTTGGAAGCGATGCAAGAGAAAATGGTTACCTATGGAGGTCAAATTCACCCTTTGCCCAGTCCATTTCTAATCATTGCAACGCAAAACCCTATCGAGCAATCAGGAACTTATCCATTGCCCGAGGCTCAGTTAGATCGATTTTTATTGTACATCAAGCTCTCTTATCCTACTGAGCAAGAAGAATTAGAAGTACTGGAGAAAACGACCGGAGTTTATTCAGGGAAACCTGAAATGGTTTTATCAGGAGAAGAAGTTAAAAAGCTTCAAAATTTGACTAGACAGGTACATATTGATTCTAATTTATTACTTCATATCAATCGATTAATCAGAAGTACCAGACCGGCAGACTCTCAGGTGGAAGCAGTCCAACAGTTTGTTGAATGGGGTGCAGGAACCCGAGCTGGTCAAGCTTTGATTCTTTGTGCCAAAGCAAGAGCGTTGGTCAAGGGTCGATTTGCCGTAACTCCTGATGATATTCGAGTATTGGCATTTCCAGTATTGAGGCATCGCCTTTCGCTGCATTTTAGAGCTGAAGCCGAGAATGTAGAAGCAGATCATGTCATCACTCAGATTGTAGATTCACTTCCCGTCCATGCAAGCAAGTAA
- a CDS encoding DUF58 domain-containing protein: MQASNLEIVKLNNLKLSAKIISEQLKQGIHLGMRVGAGSEFEQYRYYEPGDDPKRIDWKYFSRSGKYMIKESQAESHLHITLMLDLTGSMNYKEGDISRLDYAKNLLATIAYLAHLQGDSLSFFTFQNGELIKKVAPSPKSFQRILYHLESDKASGTWPVSKQFFPLLKNKQRELIVLVSDFLQKDNEWVEIVEEMKHPQKEIVLFQLLGKQEVEFDLKGSFIFKDLESDREITLDGAAVKKGYNAAIGNYLKTLKEALHQPKIHLIQETIDEPIVSVVSKFLANRSFI, translated from the coding sequence ATGCAAGCAAGTAATCTGGAAATTGTCAAACTCAATAATTTGAAGTTGTCCGCGAAAATTATCAGCGAGCAACTCAAGCAAGGAATTCATCTCGGTATGCGAGTGGGTGCTGGAAGTGAGTTTGAGCAATACCGGTATTATGAACCAGGAGATGATCCGAAGCGAATAGACTGGAAATATTTTTCCAGGTCGGGGAAATATATGATAAAGGAATCCCAAGCTGAAAGTCATTTACATATCACTCTGATGTTGGACTTAACGGGTTCAATGAATTATAAGGAGGGAGATATAAGCAGACTTGATTATGCAAAAAACTTATTGGCAACAATAGCCTATTTGGCGCATTTACAAGGAGATTCCCTTTCCTTTTTCACCTTTCAAAATGGAGAGTTGATAAAAAAAGTAGCTCCCTCTCCAAAAAGCTTTCAACGGATATTATATCATTTAGAGTCAGATAAAGCTTCGGGTACTTGGCCGGTTTCCAAGCAATTTTTTCCCTTATTGAAAAATAAGCAGCGAGAGTTGATTGTGTTGGTTTCCGACTTTTTACAAAAGGATAATGAGTGGGTTGAAATTGTGGAGGAAATGAAGCATCCCCAAAAGGAAATCGTCTTGTTTCAGCTCTTAGGGAAGCAAGAGGTGGAATTTGACCTGAAAGGAAGTTTTATTTTTAAGGATTTGGAAAGTGATCGAGAGATTACTCTAGATGGTGCAGCCGTCAAAAAAGGGTACAATGCTGCAATCGGTAATTATTTAAAAACCTTAAAAGAGGCACTTCATCAACCCAAAATACATCTGATTCAAGAAACGATCGATGAACCCATTGTCAGTGTAGTTTCAAAGTTTTTAGCAAATAGGTCCTTTATTTAA
- a CDS encoding BatA domain-containing protein has product MEFLQPILLWGLLGLSIPVAIHLWNGKKGSQISWAAMAWLVEKENQSSKSIRLDQLFLLFLRLLMLVLLVLMLAKLIWKDWPMKQDYQTIHLVAPEKQIFEEFRFELEEAQKFGENVYWLLPGKQELTEDPIDSDVSFLNIQKALNEIEGPIEVLHIYLPNSQNYVSDQKIVSPVEPIIHLGASSNKSSKEFLVSLDSGYVLKKSENGRLAAFASEEIKDEKSISAKSSLLTHFIDLKESDQQAIKAALASISEVMKITIVEVANADSANLIFSNALIKENDPDKLAFVLNQQEFEQVNQVKVIPENLNFENSEQVKKGQLPEYFMREIAMFFGFEPNDAKISLAQLEQHFIVNPKKGDGEKSQLVILLMGLFLLTFSVERYWSNKKGL; this is encoded by the coding sequence ATGGAATTTCTCCAACCGATATTGTTATGGGGTTTGTTGGGATTGTCCATCCCAGTAGCTATACACCTTTGGAATGGCAAGAAAGGGAGCCAGATTTCTTGGGCTGCAATGGCTTGGCTTGTAGAGAAGGAAAATCAATCCTCTAAATCCATTCGACTAGATCAGTTATTCTTGCTTTTTCTTCGTCTCCTGATGCTAGTTTTGCTTGTGTTGATGCTCGCAAAGTTAATTTGGAAGGACTGGCCTATGAAGCAGGATTATCAAACAATTCATTTGGTTGCCCCGGAAAAACAAATCTTTGAAGAATTTAGATTTGAACTGGAAGAAGCACAGAAATTTGGAGAAAACGTTTATTGGCTGCTTCCGGGAAAGCAAGAACTTACTGAGGATCCCATAGATTCAGATGTCTCCTTCCTTAATATTCAAAAAGCTCTGAATGAAATAGAAGGGCCAATTGAAGTACTTCATATTTATCTCCCCAATTCTCAGAATTATGTTTCCGATCAGAAGATTGTAAGTCCTGTTGAGCCTATCATTCATCTTGGTGCCTCTTCAAATAAGTCTTCAAAAGAATTTTTGGTAAGCTTGGATTCAGGCTATGTTTTAAAGAAAAGTGAGAATGGTAGACTCGCAGCATTTGCATCGGAAGAAATTAAAGATGAAAAAAGTATCAGTGCCAAATCAAGTCTTTTAACTCATTTTATTGACCTTAAAGAAAGTGATCAGCAGGCTATTAAAGCGGCATTGGCTTCTATCTCGGAAGTAATGAAAATTACTATAGTTGAGGTGGCAAATGCTGACTCTGCGAATTTGATTTTTTCCAATGCCTTGATTAAAGAAAATGATCCGGACAAGCTTGCTTTTGTTTTAAACCAACAAGAGTTTGAGCAGGTTAATCAAGTGAAAGTTATTCCTGAAAACTTGAATTTTGAAAATTCGGAACAAGTTAAAAAAGGGCAGTTGCCTGAATATTTTATGAGAGAAATCGCGATGTTTTTTGGTTTTGAACCGAATGATGCCAAAATTTCTCTTGCTCAATTGGAGCAGCATTTTATAGTGAACCCTAAAAAGGGTGATGGTGAAAAGTCCCAATTGGTAATATTATTAATGGGATTGTTTTTACTGACTTTCTCAGTTGAAAGGTATTGGTCTAATAAAAAAGGTCTATGA